A section of the Humulus lupulus chromosome 2, drHumLupu1.1, whole genome shotgun sequence genome encodes:
- the LOC133815606 gene encoding protein AGENET DOMAIN (AGD)-CONTAINING P1-like, with the protein MAPSLPLNEVVFKVGDDVDVFYWNGWCRGMVMRVLEEKSRYVVRFHNSGREVLCPLYSLRLHMERNDGAWVPPLLQQRMSSPTNLEAKERTTTTTTTTHNEFNTSSSIRSKEPLQLLGVKERTMKVVKTADDHNKNKNKRTKIKIVFRKKPIMEAEAIFKNGTMVEASSDEKGYEGAWYKAKIIEAVGSDKFLVEYQDLVTEDDNTQLLRENAERRHLRPEPPLVPTVSHFKLLEKVDAWYNDGWWEGEISKVLPAGAHYVLYFKHTNEEMTFALSDLRPHQDWINGKWYASTTNTTMKTDI; encoded by the exons ATGGCGCCTTCCTTGCCGTTGAACGAGGTTGTTTTTAAGGTCGGCGACGATGTCGACGTTTTCTATTGGAACGGGTGGTGTCGTGGTATGGTTATGAGGGTCTTAGAAGAGAAGTCGAGGTACGTTGTTCGGTTCCACAACTCAGGTCGAGAAGTTCTGTGTCCACTCTACAGTTTGAGGCTTCATATGGAAAGGAATGATGGGGCTTGGGTCCCACCTCTTCTACAGCAG AGAATGTCATCACCAACAAATTTGGAGGCAAAGGAGaggactactactactactactactactcataATGAATTCAACACTAGTAGTTCAATTCGCAGCAAGGAGCCATTGCAATTGCTGGGAGTCAAGGAGAGGACTATGAAAGTAGTCAAGACCGCAGATgatcacaataagaacaagaataAGCGTACGAAAATTAAGATCGTATTTCGCAAAAAACCAATAATGGAGGCGGAGGCCATATTCAAAAATGGGACTATGGTGGAAGCTAGCAGCGACGAGAAAGGGTACGAGGGTGCTTGGTACAAAGCTAAGATCATCGAGGCTGTAGGGAGTGACAAGTTCTTGGTAGAATATCAGGACCTGGTGACCGAAGATGATAATACCCAGCTATTGAGAGAAAACGCAGAGCGGCGACATCTTAGGCCGGAGCCGCCTTTGGTTCCAACAGTATCCCATTTCAAGTTGCTAGAGAAAGTGGATGCTTGGTACAATGACGGGTGGTGGGAAGGTGAAATTTCGAAGGTTTTACCTGCTGGTGCGCACTATGTCCTCTACTTCAAACACACAAACGAAGAAATGACATTCGCACTCTCTGATTTGCGGCCTCACCAAGACTGGATCAATGGAAAGTGGTATGCTTCGACCACCAATACGACGATGAAAACAGATATCTAG
- the LOC133819584 gene encoding beta-glucosidase-like SFR2, chloroplastic: MALIALFVSATKLAGILVTVTVAANAFTYSRFRRKSLRPFHSPIDESSHTLADFNVNDGENEFFFGLATAPAHVEDRLDDAWLEFAEESPCEKTEAGDEPVLVDSMIGTAGGDGGSQPKTTSSSTSDKVNQASKKKKPLKLALEAMIRGFEKYKEEEDDDDDSPASHEECHHNVAAWHNVPHPEQRLKFWSEPDTELKLAKDTGVSVFRMGIDWSRIMPEEPVENIKDTVNYAALERYKWIINRARSHGMKVMLTLFHHSLPSWAGKYGGWKLEKTVDYFMEFTRLVVDSVSDIVDYWVTFNEPHIFCMLTYCAGAWPGGHPDMLEVATSALPMGVYQQAMNWITIAHSKAYDYIHERSILPNPIVGVAHHVSFMRPYGLFDTAAVLLGNSMTLFPFIDSISEKLDFIGINYYGQEVLCGTGLKLVETDEYSESGRGVYPDGLYRMLLQYHERYKHLNVPFIVTENGVADETDLIRQPYLIEHLLAIYAAMLKGVPVLGYLFWTISDNWEWADGYGPKFGLVAVDRANSLARVPRPSYHLFTKIVTTGKITREDRRNAWNQLHRAAKEKKTRPFYRAANKNGLMYAGGLDEPIQRPYVNRDWRFGHYEMEGLHDPLSCLSKFILGPLSLIRKKKHEEEEEEEDEPLVLQPLELTV, translated from the exons ATGGCGCTAATAGCTCTGTTCGTTTCCGCAACCAAGCTCGCCGGAATCTTGGTTACAGTCACCGTTGCCGCTAACGCCTTCACTTACTCTCGTTTTCGTCGCAAAAGCCTCCGCCCCTTCCACTCCCCTATCGACGAGTCCTCCCACACACTCGCCGACTTCAATGTCAACG ATGGTGAAAATGAGTTTTTCTTTGGGCTGGCCACGGCACCTGCACATGTTGAGGACAGATTGGATGATGCTTGGCTTGAATTTGCGGAGGAAAGTCCGTGCGAGAAAACGGAGGCAGGAGATGAACCAGTGTTAGTAGATTCCATGATTGGTACTGCTGGTGGTGATGGTGGTTCACAGCCAAAAACAACTTCTTCATCAACTTCTGATAAAGTTAATCAAGCAAGTAAGAAAAAGAAGCCTCTTAAATTAGCTTTGGAAGCGATGATAAGAGGGTTTGAAAAgtataaagaagaagaagatgatgatgatgactcTCCTGCTTCACATGAAGAGTGCCATCATAATGTAGCTGCATGGCATAATGTCCCACACCC AGAGCAAAGGTTAAAGTTTTGGTCTGAACCAGATACAGAACTGAAATTAGCAAAAGATACCGGTGTGAGTGTCTTTAGAATGGGTATAGATTGGTCACGTATTATGCCTGAGGAGCCAGTGGAAAATATTAAAGATACT GTTAATTATGCTGCTCTGGAGCGTTATAAGTGGATAATTAACAGAGCACGGTCACACGGAATGAAGGTTATGCTGACTCTTTTCCATCATTCTCTGCCATCATGGGCTGGGAAATATGGTGGGTGGAAGCTGGAAAAAACGGTTGACTATTTCATGGAGTTTACCAG GCTCGTTGTTGACAGTGTATCTGACATAGTAGACTATTGGGTAACATTTAATGAACCTCATATCTTCTGCATGCTTACTTATTGTGCGGGTGCTTGGCCTGGCGGTCATCCTGATATGCTAGAGGTTGCAACTTCTGCATTACCAATGGGTGTATACCAACAGGCTATGAATTGGATAACTATAGCACACTCGAAGGCCTATGACTATATTCATGAACGAAG CATCTTACCGAATCCAATAGTTGGAGTTGCGCACCATGTCTCATTTATGCGTCCATACGGTCTGTTTGATACTGCTGCTGTTTTACTGGGCAATTCCATGACTCTCTTCCCTTTCATCGATAGTATTTCTGAGAAGTTGGATTTTATAGGCATAAACTACTATGGACAG GAAGTCTTGTGTGGTACTGGACTGAAGCTAGTAGAGACCGACGAATATAGTGAATCTGGACGCGGGGTGTATCCTGATGGCTTGTATCGCATGCTGCTTCAGTATCATGAAAGATACAAACATTTGAATGTACCTTTCATTGTTACAGAAAATGGAGTTGCAGATGAGACAGATTTGATCCGCCAACCATATCTGATAGAGCATTTGCTAGCTATTTACGCAGCCATGCTCAAG GGTGTTCCTGTGCTAGGGTATCTGTTTTGGACTATTTCTGATAACTGGGAATGGGCAGATGGATATGGTCCAAAGTTTGGACTTGTAGCTGTTGATCGTGCAAATTCTCTTGCAAGAGTACCGCGTCCTTCGTACCATCTCTTTACCAAG ATAGTGACCACAGGTAAAATTACACGAGAAGACAGAAGAAATGCATGGAACCAACTTCATAGAGCTGCAAAGGAGAAGAAAACAAGACCCTTCTACCGAGCGGCTAATAAGAATGGTCTGATGTATGCAG GAGGACTTGATGAACCCATACAGCGACCTTATGTGAATCGTGACTGGCGATTCGGACACTATGAGATGGAAGGTCTTCATGACCCCTTAAGTTGCTTATCAAAATTCATTCTTGGACCTTTATCCCTCATAAGGAAAAAgaagcatgaagaagaagaagaagaagaagatgaaccaTTGGTTCTTCAACCTCTTGAGCTTACTGTTTGA